A window of Streptomyces gilvosporeus contains these coding sequences:
- the mreD gene encoding rod shape-determining protein MreD, with protein MRINRILLATPLVVVSLVIQVSVLARLQLPGAVPDLLLLVVLALALVYGHVGGCLVGFGAGLLADLAPPSDHAIGRYALVLCVIGYAAGLTRPDSGQHRSATVPLMVVIGAAIGSTMMYAGVGALVGDTAARHVGLVGLLLSATLYDLLLAPFVVPLVMAVARRTDNDPLAADGSGGSAGREPAYGWLSSGSGFKAGRTSLKKAGRLKGVKRL; from the coding sequence ATGCGCATCAACCGGATCCTGCTCGCGACCCCGCTGGTCGTCGTCTCCCTGGTCATCCAGGTCAGCGTGCTGGCCCGGCTCCAGCTGCCCGGCGCCGTGCCGGACCTGCTGCTGCTGGTCGTCCTCGCCCTGGCGCTGGTCTACGGCCACGTCGGCGGCTGTCTGGTCGGCTTCGGCGCCGGACTGCTCGCCGACCTCGCCCCGCCCTCCGACCACGCCATCGGCCGCTATGCGCTGGTGCTCTGTGTCATCGGCTACGCCGCCGGGCTGACCCGGCCCGACTCCGGCCAGCACCGCTCGGCGACCGTCCCCCTGATGGTCGTCATCGGCGCCGCCATCGGCTCGACGATGATGTACGCGGGCGTCGGCGCGCTGGTCGGCGACACCGCCGCCCGGCACGTCGGCCTGGTCGGACTGCTGCTCAGCGCCACCCTCTACGACCTGCTGCTGGCGCCGTTCGTCGTGCCGCTGGTGATGGCCGTCGCCCGCCGTACGGACAACGATCCGCTGGCCGCCGACGGCTCCGGCGGCTCGGCGGGCCGCGAGCCCGCCTACGGCTGGCTGAGCAGCGGCAGCGGCTTCAAGGCCGGACGCACCAGCCTGAAGAAGGCCGGCCGGCTCAAGGGGGTCAAGCGGCTGTGA
- the folC gene encoding bifunctional tetrahydrofolate synthase/dihydrofolate synthase codes for MSERPRNDDPDPTAPEPNGSPEPSDTFDELVEAETNRDPDLAVIEAGSRTLRAQAGPPQGDAVPARPADPEVDRALREVEAELAGRWGETKLDPSVERIVALLDILGAPHRAYPSIHITGTNGKTSTARMIEALLGAFELRTGRYTSPHVQSVTERISLDGAPISAERFIETYRDIAPYVEMVDSRQEYRLSFFEVLTAMAYAAFADAPVDVAVVEVGMGGTWDATNVIDGDVAVITPISLDHTDRLGETPEQIAGEKSGIIKKDATVVLAQQPVDAAAVMLKRAVEVDATVAREGMEFGVLSREVAVGGQMLTLRGLGGEYPEVFLPLYGAHQAHNAAVALAAVEAFFGVGSDHARTLDIDTIRSAFAAVSSPGRMEVVRRSPTVVLDAAHNPAGAQAAAEAVTEAFGFSRLVGVVGTSEGKDVRGVLEAFEPIFAEVVVTRNSSERAMDADDLAAIAVEVFGAERVQVEPRLDDALEAAITLAEEEGEFSGAGVLVTGSVITVGEARLLLGRG; via the coding sequence GTGAGCGAGCGCCCCCGAAACGACGACCCCGACCCGACCGCCCCCGAGCCGAATGGCAGCCCCGAGCCGTCCGACACCTTCGACGAACTGGTCGAGGCCGAGACGAATCGCGATCCCGACCTGGCCGTGATCGAAGCCGGCAGCCGAACGCTGCGCGCGCAGGCCGGGCCGCCGCAGGGGGACGCCGTCCCCGCCCGGCCCGCCGACCCCGAGGTCGACCGTGCGCTGCGCGAGGTCGAGGCGGAGCTGGCCGGGCGCTGGGGCGAGACCAAGCTCGACCCGTCGGTCGAGCGGATAGTGGCGCTGCTGGACATCCTGGGCGCCCCGCACCGCGCCTACCCGTCCATCCACATCACCGGCACCAACGGCAAGACCAGCACGGCCCGCATGATCGAGGCCCTGCTCGGCGCCTTCGAGCTGCGCACCGGCCGCTACACCAGCCCGCACGTCCAGTCGGTCACCGAGCGGATCAGTCTGGACGGCGCGCCGATCTCCGCCGAGCGGTTCATCGAGACCTACCGGGACATCGCCCCGTATGTGGAGATGGTCGACTCCCGGCAGGAGTACCGCCTGTCCTTCTTCGAGGTGCTGACGGCGATGGCGTACGCCGCCTTCGCGGACGCCCCGGTGGATGTCGCGGTCGTCGAGGTCGGCATGGGCGGCACCTGGGACGCCACGAACGTCATCGACGGCGATGTCGCCGTGATCACCCCGATCTCGCTGGACCACACCGACCGGCTGGGCGAGACGCCCGAGCAGATCGCCGGCGAGAAGTCCGGGATCATCAAGAAGGACGCCACGGTCGTGCTGGCCCAGCAGCCGGTCGACGCCGCGGCGGTGATGCTCAAGCGCGCGGTCGAGGTGGATGCCACGGTCGCCCGTGAGGGCATGGAGTTCGGGGTGCTCTCGCGGGAGGTCGCGGTCGGCGGCCAGATGCTGACGCTGCGCGGGCTGGGCGGTGAGTACCCGGAGGTCTTCCTGCCGCTGTACGGCGCCCACCAGGCGCACAACGCCGCGGTGGCGCTCGCCGCGGTGGAGGCGTTCTTCGGCGTCGGCTCGGACCACGCCCGCACGCTCGACATCGACACCATCCGTTCCGCGTTCGCCGCGGTCTCCTCGCCGGGCCGGATGGAGGTCGTCCGGCGCAGCCCCACGGTCGTGCTGGACGCCGCGCACAACCCCGCCGGCGCGCAGGCGGCGGCCGAGGCGGTCACCGAGGCATTCGGTTTCAGCCGCCTGGTGGGGGTCGTCGGCACCAGCGAGGGCAAGGACGTGCGAGGCGTACTGGAGGCTTTCGAGCCGATTTTCGCCGAGGTCGTGGTGACCCGTAATTCCAGCGAGCGCGCGATGGACGCCGATGACCTGGCCGCCATCGCCGTGGAGGTCTTCGGCGCCGAGCGGGTCCAGGTCGAGCCGCGGCTCGACGATGCGCTGGAGGCGGCGATCACCCTCGCCGAGGAGGAGGGCGAGTTCTCCGGCGCGGGTGTGCTGGTGACCGGCTCCGTCATCACGGTCGGCGAGGCCCGACTGCTGCTCGGGAGGGGCTGA
- a CDS encoding rod shape-determining protein, which yields MSFIGRDMAVDLGTANTLVYVRGRGIVLNEPSVVAINTNTGGILAVGAEAKKMIGRTPGNIVAVRPLKDGVIADFEITERMLRYFILKIHKRRYLARPRVVVCVPSGITGVERRAVIEASTQAGARQVHIIEEPMAAAIGSGLPVHEATGNMVVDIGGGTTEVAVISLGGIVTAQSIRVAGDELDNAIIQHIKKEYSLLLGERTAESIKITIGSAYDLEQDEHTEIRGRDLVSGLPKTVVISAAEVRKAIEEPVNSIVDAVKTTLDKCPPELSGDVMDRGIVLTGGGALLRGLDERLRRETGMPIHIAEDPLDSVALGSGKCVEEFEALQQVLDSQPRR from the coding sequence ATGTCGTTCATCGGCCGTGACATGGCTGTCGACCTCGGGACCGCCAACACGCTGGTGTACGTCAGGGGCCGCGGCATCGTCCTCAACGAGCCTTCGGTCGTGGCCATCAACACCAACACCGGCGGCATCCTCGCCGTGGGCGCCGAGGCCAAGAAGATGATCGGGCGCACGCCCGGCAACATCGTCGCCGTACGGCCCCTGAAGGACGGCGTCATCGCCGACTTCGAGATCACCGAGCGGATGCTCCGCTACTTCATCCTCAAGATCCACAAGCGGCGCTATCTGGCCCGCCCGCGGGTGGTCGTGTGTGTTCCCTCCGGGATCACCGGAGTTGAGCGCCGCGCGGTCATCGAGGCGTCCACCCAGGCCGGTGCGCGCCAGGTGCACATCATCGAGGAGCCGATGGCCGCGGCGATCGGCTCGGGCCTGCCGGTCCACGAGGCCACCGGCAACATGGTCGTGGACATCGGCGGCGGGACGACCGAGGTCGCCGTCATCTCGCTCGGCGGGATCGTCACCGCCCAGTCCATCCGGGTGGCCGGCGACGAACTCGACAACGCGATCATCCAGCACATCAAGAAGGAGTACAGCCTTCTGCTGGGCGAGCGCACCGCCGAGAGCATCAAGATCACCATCGGTTCGGCCTACGACCTCGAGCAGGACGAGCACACCGAGATCCGCGGCCGCGACCTGGTCTCCGGGCTTCCCAAGACCGTGGTGATCTCGGCCGCCGAGGTCCGCAAGGCCATCGAGGAGCCGGTCAACTCCATTGTCGACGCGGTCAAGACGACCCTCGACAAGTGCCCGCCGGAGTTGTCCGGAGATGTCATGGATCGCGGCATTGTGCTCACCGGAGGCGGCGCCCTGCTGCGCGGCCTCGACGAGCGGCTGCGCCGCGAGACCGGAATGCCCATCCACATCGCCGAGGACCCGCTCGACTCCGTCGCGCTCGGTTCCGGCAAGTGCGTCGAGGAGTTCGAGGCGCTCCAGCAGGTCCTGGACTCCCAGCCGCGCAGGTAG
- the mrdA gene encoding penicillin-binding protein 2, protein MSNIPETGRTSRVTVRLIAIQILVFSLLLTLGGRLWYLQIRNGQEYANEARSNHVQQVVEPATRGSILDARGVPLADNQTRLVVSASRTDLLKMKDDGKAVLGRLSNVLGMSEQEIRNKVRLCDAKTPQPCWNGSPYQPIPITDEATTQQALQIRERSEDFPGISAEPTAVRRYAAPVGANTAQVLGYLSPVTDEEIQKAKNSRSPLLRSDMVGRSGLERTYDSDLRGKAGVTRYEVDNLGRVIGKAKSDRQVPGDNVVTSIDARVQSVAEKELNQAMKDARNEVDKNTGTHYKADSGAVVVMEAKTGRVVAMASNPAYDPNAWVGGISGKDYAHLTGKKSNYPLLNRAIQGQAAPGSIFKVISTTAAVNAGYPFNGHYPCTSSMNIGGQTFKNFESENFGPISLGRALEVSCDTVFYGLAYQQWQKDGGNKPKKDPADWFYKTAHQFGLGKETGIDLPNEVKGRIPDRQWKKNYWQANKDSWCAQGKHANDYVSKIAKENCESGMKMRAGDSVNYSIGQGDTLVTPIQMATIYGALSNGGTLYNPTVGKAIISPDGKHIRMIKPQSHGRLPDSPGTIQQIDNALAGVATRGTAAWRFQGWPQKKIPMHAKTGTAEVYGKQTTSWFATYTKDYTIVMTIAQGGTGSGASGPAVRKIYDALYGVTDKGDIDKKAALLPHPEAKLPTIEDDGTIDAQAIKPYNPPKPKPSPSGSPQ, encoded by the coding sequence ATGAGTAACATTCCTGAGACGGGCCGGACCTCCCGGGTCACCGTCCGTCTCATCGCGATCCAGATCCTGGTTTTCTCGCTGCTGCTCACCCTCGGCGGGCGGCTGTGGTACCTCCAGATCCGCAACGGCCAGGAGTACGCCAACGAGGCCCGGTCCAACCACGTCCAGCAGGTCGTCGAACCGGCCACCCGCGGCTCCATCCTCGACGCCCGCGGGGTACCGCTGGCCGACAACCAGACCCGTCTGGTCGTCTCCGCCAGCCGTACCGATCTGCTGAAGATGAAGGACGACGGCAAGGCCGTCCTCGGCCGGCTCTCCAACGTGCTGGGCATGTCCGAGCAGGAGATCCGCAACAAGGTCCGGCTGTGCGACGCCAAGACCCCGCAGCCCTGCTGGAACGGCTCCCCCTACCAGCCGATCCCGATCACCGACGAGGCCACCACCCAGCAGGCCCTCCAGATCCGCGAGCGCAGCGAGGACTTCCCCGGCATCAGCGCCGAGCCCACCGCCGTACGCCGCTACGCCGCCCCCGTGGGCGCCAACACCGCCCAGGTGCTGGGCTATCTCTCCCCGGTCACCGACGAGGAGATCCAGAAGGCCAAGAACAGTCGCTCGCCGCTGCTGCGCTCCGACATGGTGGGCCGCTCCGGGCTGGAGCGGACCTACGACAGCGATCTGCGCGGCAAGGCCGGCGTCACCCGCTACGAGGTCGACAACCTCGGCCGGGTCATCGGCAAGGCCAAGAGCGACCGGCAGGTGCCCGGCGACAACGTCGTCACCAGCATCGACGCCCGCGTCCAGTCCGTCGCCGAAAAAGAGCTCAACCAGGCGATGAAGGACGCCCGCAACGAGGTCGACAAGAACACCGGCACCCACTACAAGGCCGACTCCGGCGCCGTCGTCGTCATGGAGGCCAAGACCGGCCGGGTCGTGGCGATGGCCTCCAACCCCGCCTACGACCCCAACGCCTGGGTCGGCGGCATCTCCGGCAAGGACTACGCCCATCTGACCGGCAAGAAGTCCAACTACCCGCTGCTCAACCGCGCCATCCAGGGCCAGGCCGCCCCCGGCTCCATCTTCAAGGTCATCTCGACCACCGCCGCGGTCAACGCCGGATACCCGTTCAACGGGCACTACCCCTGCACCAGCTCCATGAACATCGGCGGCCAGACCTTCAAGAACTTCGAGTCGGAGAACTTCGGCCCGATCAGCCTGGGCCGCGCGCTGGAGGTCTCCTGCGACACCGTCTTCTACGGGCTGGCCTACCAGCAGTGGCAGAAGGACGGCGGCAACAAGCCCAAGAAGGACCCCGCGGACTGGTTCTACAAGACCGCCCACCAGTTCGGCCTCGGCAAGGAGACCGGCATCGACCTGCCCAACGAGGTCAAGGGCCGCATCCCCGACCGCCAGTGGAAGAAGAACTACTGGCAGGCCAACAAGGACAGCTGGTGCGCCCAGGGCAAGCACGCCAACGACTATGTCTCCAAGATCGCCAAGGAGAACTGCGAATCCGGTATGAAGATGCGCGCCGGTGACTCGGTCAACTACTCCATCGGCCAGGGCGACACCCTCGTCACACCGATCCAGATGGCCACCATCTACGGCGCCCTGTCCAACGGCGGCACCCTCTACAACCCGACCGTCGGCAAGGCCATCATCAGCCCCGACGGCAAGCACATCCGCATGATCAAGCCCCAGTCGCACGGCAGGCTGCCCGACAGCCCCGGCACCATCCAGCAGATCGACAATGCGCTGGCCGGTGTGGCCACCCGCGGCACCGCCGCCTGGCGCTTCCAGGGCTGGCCGCAGAAGAAGATCCCGATGCACGCCAAGACCGGTACCGCCGAGGTCTACGGCAAGCAGACGACGTCGTGGTTCGCCACGTACACCAAGGACTACACGATCGTGATGACGATCGCCCAGGGTGGTACGGGCTCCGGCGCCTCCGGTCCCGCCGTACGCAAGATCTACGACGCCCTCTACGGCGTCACCGACAAGGGCGACATCGACAAGAAGGCCGCACTGCTCCCGCACCCGGAGGCCAAGCTGCCCACGATCGAGGACGACGGCACGATCGACGCCCAGGCCATCAAGCCGTACAACCCGCCCAAGCCGAAGCCGTCCCCCTCGGGGAGCCCGCAGTGA
- the ndk gene encoding nucleoside-diphosphate kinase produces the protein MSQRTLVLLKPDAVRRGLVGEIIGRIEKKAGWTIAAMELRTLDRALLEQHYAEHVGREFYEPLVAFMASGPVVSLVVEGERVIEGIRALAGPTDPIAAPSGSIRGDFGTITRENLIHASDSEESAEREIKIFFPGIS, from the coding sequence GTGAGCCAGCGCACGCTCGTTCTTCTCAAGCCCGATGCGGTCCGCCGCGGCCTGGTCGGCGAGATCATCGGCCGGATCGAGAAGAAGGCCGGTTGGACGATCGCCGCGATGGAGCTGCGCACGCTCGACCGGGCCCTCCTGGAGCAGCACTACGCCGAGCACGTGGGCCGGGAGTTCTACGAGCCGCTGGTCGCCTTCATGGCGTCCGGTCCGGTCGTCTCGCTCGTCGTCGAGGGGGAGCGCGTCATCGAGGGCATCCGCGCGCTGGCCGGGCCGACTGACCCGATTGCCGCACCGAGTGGGTCCATTCGTGGGGACTTTGGCACGATCACCCGAGAGAATCTGATCCACGCCTCGGATTCCGAAGAGTCCGCGGAGCGCGAGATCAAGATTTTCTTTCCTGGCATTTCCTGA
- a CDS encoding DUF4233 domain-containing protein encodes MRTLCASTLIGEFFVIGFAGLVAMQLSGVPTTTVWLVCGIAMLVSLLLCGMLSRPGGVQLGWALQIALIASGFVIPTMFFLGAVFTALWWASVHYGRKVDDARARAAAAG; translated from the coding sequence ATGCGGACCCTGTGTGCAAGCACCCTGATCGGTGAGTTCTTCGTGATCGGCTTCGCGGGGCTGGTCGCCATGCAGCTCAGCGGGGTGCCGACGACCACGGTGTGGCTCGTGTGCGGCATCGCGATGCTGGTCAGCCTGCTGCTGTGCGGGATGCTGAGCCGCCCCGGCGGCGTCCAGCTGGGCTGGGCCCTCCAAATCGCCCTGATCGCCAGCGGCTTCGTCATCCCCACGATGTTCTTCCTCGGCGCGGTCTTCACGGCCCTGTGGTGGGCCTCGGTCCACTACGGCCGCAAGGTGGACGACGCCAGGGCGCGGGCGGCCGCCGCCGGGTGA
- the rodA gene encoding rod shape-determining protein RodA, giving the protein MTSPASKTFSVRRYTPDRGTWDKLTARDSVVRRLDWILLLSSLVLSLMGAVLVFSATRNRTELNHGDEYFFFLHHLLNLGIGLAMAVGTIWLGHRTLRGAIPILYGLSVLLALMVLTPLGATINGSRSWLAIPGGFSLQPAEFTKITIALGMAMILAARVDAGDRQHPDHRTVVQALGLAAIPVGIILLMPDLGSVMVLGAIILAVLLSSGASNRWILGLLGTGVVGCVAIWQLGLLDQYQIARFAAFANPSLDPAGVGYNTNQARIAIGGGGLTGSGLFHGSQTTGQFVPEQQTDFIFTVAGEELGFLGAGLIIFLLGVVLWRACRIARETSELYGTIVAAGIIAWFSFQAFENVGMTLGIMPVTGLPLPFVSYGGTSMFAVWIAIGLLQSIRVQRPVSASR; this is encoded by the coding sequence GTGACCAGCCCCGCGTCCAAGACGTTCTCCGTCCGCCGTTACACCCCCGACCGGGGCACCTGGGACAAGCTCACCGCCCGCGACTCGGTCGTGCGCCGGCTCGACTGGATACTGCTGCTGTCCTCCCTGGTGCTGTCCCTGATGGGCGCGGTCCTCGTCTTCTCGGCCACCCGCAACCGCACCGAGCTCAACCACGGCGACGAGTACTTCTTCTTCCTGCACCACTTGCTCAACCTCGGCATCGGCCTGGCCATGGCCGTCGGCACGATCTGGCTCGGCCACCGCACGCTGCGCGGCGCGATCCCGATCCTCTACGGCCTGTCGGTGCTCCTCGCGCTGATGGTGCTGACCCCTCTGGGCGCCACCATCAACGGCTCGCGCTCCTGGCTCGCGATCCCCGGCGGCTTCTCCCTCCAGCCCGCCGAATTCACCAAGATCACCATCGCGCTGGGCATGGCGATGATCCTCGCCGCCCGCGTGGACGCCGGCGACCGCCAGCACCCCGACCACCGCACCGTCGTCCAGGCCCTGGGCCTCGCCGCCATCCCGGTGGGCATCATCCTGCTCATGCCCGACCTCGGCTCGGTCATGGTGCTGGGCGCCATCATCCTCGCCGTCCTGCTCTCCTCCGGCGCTTCCAACCGCTGGATCCTGGGCCTGCTGGGCACCGGCGTCGTCGGCTGCGTCGCCATCTGGCAGCTCGGTCTGCTCGACCAGTACCAGATCGCCCGCTTCGCCGCCTTCGCCAACCCGAGCCTCGACCCGGCCGGTGTCGGCTACAACACCAACCAGGCCCGCATCGCCATCGGCGGCGGCGGACTGACCGGCTCCGGCCTCTTCCACGGCAGCCAGACCACCGGCCAGTTCGTCCCCGAACAGCAGACGGACTTCATCTTCACCGTCGCCGGTGAGGAACTCGGCTTCCTCGGCGCGGGCCTGATCATCTTCCTGCTGGGCGTCGTCCTGTGGCGCGCCTGCCGGATCGCCCGCGAGACCTCCGAGCTCTACGGCACCATCGTCGCCGCCGGCATCATCGCCTGGTTCTCCTTCCAGGCCTTCGAGAACGTCGGCATGACGCTCGGCATCATGCCCGTCACCGGCCTCCCGCTGCCCTTTGTCTCCTACGGCGGCACCTCGATGTTCGCCGTGTGGATCGCCATAGGACTGCTTCAGTCGATCCGGGTGCAGCGCCCGGTGTCGGCATCGCGCTGA
- the mreC gene encoding rod shape-determining protein MreC, with translation MRDTRESRLLLVLLVAIAFALITVDIRGGEQSPLDGARQAAASAFGPVENGIAGIVSPIGNAVGAVRDSGERHNRIARLERENAALKAKLGSSDRNRSRAAQLDKMLKTAGTGQYGIKGAQVIAIGAAQGFSWTVTIDAGSRDGIARDMTVLNGDGLVGRVTTVGADTSTVLLANDPDFTVGTRMEKTNEIGFANGQGGRSLRVQLLNGKAAVKKGDRLVTFGSSADKPFVPGVPVGKVVRVDPSNGDLTRTLQVRPFVSFSQLDVVGVVVQPPREDPRDTVLPPKPAKPKPAPTVTVTATPSASASPRS, from the coding sequence GTGAGGGACACACGAGAGAGCCGGCTGCTGCTGGTGCTGCTGGTCGCGATCGCGTTCGCGCTGATCACGGTCGATATTCGCGGCGGTGAACAGTCCCCGCTCGATGGTGCCCGGCAAGCCGCCGCCTCCGCCTTCGGCCCCGTCGAGAACGGCATCGCCGGCATCGTCAGCCCGATCGGCAACGCCGTCGGCGCCGTACGCGACTCCGGGGAACGGCACAACCGCATCGCCCGTCTGGAGCGCGAGAACGCCGCCCTCAAGGCCAAACTCGGCTCCTCCGACCGCAACCGCAGCCGCGCCGCCCAGCTCGACAAGATGCTCAAGACCGCCGGCACCGGCCAGTACGGCATCAAGGGCGCCCAGGTCATCGCCATCGGCGCGGCCCAGGGCTTCTCCTGGACCGTCACCATCGACGCCGGCAGCCGCGACGGCATCGCCCGCGATATGACCGTCCTGAACGGAGACGGTCTGGTCGGCCGGGTCACCACCGTCGGCGCCGACACCTCCACGGTCCTGCTGGCCAACGACCCCGACTTCACCGTCGGCACCCGCATGGAGAAGACCAACGAAATCGGCTTCGCCAACGGCCAGGGCGGGCGCTCGCTGCGCGTCCAGCTGCTCAACGGCAAGGCCGCCGTCAAGAAGGGCGACCGCCTGGTCACCTTCGGCTCCAGCGCCGACAAACCGTTCGTGCCCGGCGTGCCGGTCGGCAAGGTCGTGCGGGTCGACCCGTCCAACGGCGATCTGACCCGCACCCTCCAGGTCCGGCCGTTCGTCTCCTTCTCCCAGCTCGACGTCGTCGGCGTCGTCGTCCAGCCGCCCCGTGAGGACCCGCGCGACACCGTCCTGCCGCCCAAACCGGCCAAGCCCAAGCCGGCGCCGACGGTCACCGTCACGGCCACCCCCTCCGCGAGCGCTTCTCCCAGGAGCTGA
- a CDS encoding peptidoglycan D,D-transpeptidase FtsI family protein: MNTPLRRVSVFCLALILALMGWATWIQGAKASDYMGDPHNPRVTIGKYAAPLGNILVDGEPVTGSAATSSTLKYKRTYKDGPLYAPVTGFTSQIFGSNQLESLYGDLLDGSDGRLQSPADAVLHRRAKGGDVATTIDAAVQKAGYRALGDKKGAAVALDPKTGRILGMVSTPSYDPGTFSGSAAADQKAWQAMAKDADRPNVNRALRQALPPGSTFKLVVAAAALENGLYSSVDEPTDSPDPYTLPHTRTTLHNENASAPCENATLRTALQYSCNTVFAKIAADLGQDKVAAQAEKFGFDDGKVDVPVRAAKSVYPKGMDSAQTALSGIGQFNDQATPLQMAMVASAIANGGELKTPQLVDKLTDGGGNTVQQYGPKTYGEGRAISAHTAAQLRSAMQTVVDKGTGSGAKIDGLTVGGKTGTAQHGVDNSGTPYAWFVSYAQNGAGRQVAVAVMVEDGHAARNEVSGNGLAAPVARAMMKAALS; encoded by the coding sequence ATGAACACACCGCTGCGACGGGTCTCGGTCTTCTGCCTCGCCCTGATCCTCGCCCTGATGGGCTGGGCGACCTGGATCCAGGGCGCAAAGGCTAGTGACTACATGGGCGACCCGCACAATCCGCGGGTGACGATCGGGAAGTACGCGGCGCCGCTGGGCAACATCCTGGTCGACGGGGAGCCGGTGACCGGATCGGCGGCTACCTCGTCCACGCTGAAGTACAAGCGCACGTACAAGGACGGCCCGCTGTACGCCCCCGTGACCGGATTCACGTCCCAGATCTTCGGCAGCAACCAGTTGGAGAGCCTCTACGGCGATCTGCTCGACGGCTCCGACGGCCGACTCCAGAGCCCCGCCGACGCGGTGCTGCACCGGCGAGCCAAGGGCGGCGATGTGGCCACCACCATCGATGCTGCGGTACAGAAGGCCGGATACCGGGCGCTCGGGGACAAGAAGGGCGCGGCGGTCGCGCTGGACCCGAAGACCGGGCGGATCCTGGGCATGGTCAGCACGCCCTCGTACGACCCGGGCACGTTCTCCGGGTCCGCCGCGGCCGATCAGAAGGCGTGGCAGGCGATGGCGAAGGATGCCGACCGGCCGAATGTGAACCGCGCGCTGCGCCAGGCGCTGCCGCCCGGTTCGACCTTCAAACTGGTGGTCGCCGCGGCCGCCCTGGAGAACGGGCTGTACTCCTCGGTGGACGAGCCCACCGACAGCCCCGACCCGTACACCCTCCCGCACACCCGCACCACGCTGCACAACGAGAACGCCTCCGCGCCCTGCGAGAACGCCACCCTGCGCACCGCGCTCCAGTACTCCTGCAACACCGTCTTCGCGAAGATCGCCGCTGATCTGGGGCAGGACAAGGTGGCGGCGCAGGCCGAGAAGTTCGGGTTCGACGACGGCAAGGTGGACGTGCCCGTGCGGGCCGCCAAGAGCGTCTATCCCAAGGGCATGGACTCCGCGCAGACCGCGCTGTCGGGGATCGGCCAGTTCAACGACCAGGCGACGCCGCTCCAGATGGCGATGGTCGCCTCGGCGATCGCCAACGGCGGCGAGCTGAAGACCCCGCAGCTGGTGGACAAGCTCACCGACGGCGGTGGCAACACGGTCCAGCAGTACGGTCCGAAGACCTACGGTGAGGGCCGGGCCATCTCCGCGCACACCGCCGCGCAGCTGCGGTCGGCGATGCAGACGGTCGTGGACAAGGGCACCGGATCCGGCGCGAAGATCGACGGACTGACGGTCGGCGGGAAGACCGGTACCGCCCAGCACGGCGTCGACAACAGTGGTACGCCTTATGCCTGGTTCGTCTCGTATGCGCAGAACGGTGCGGGGCGGCAGGTGGCGGTCGCCGTGATGGTCGAGGACGGGCATGCGGCGCGCAACGAGGTCTCGGGCAACGGGCTGGCGGCGCCGGTGGCCCGGGCCATGATGAAGGCGGCGCTGTCGTAG